In Panicum virgatum strain AP13 chromosome 5K, P.virgatum_v5, whole genome shotgun sequence, the genomic window TTTCAGAAAACGGGGCCTTGTCCAGCCAACCCCGTCATTAAGAAACGCTGAGCACAATCATTGTCATCCGTGCTGACCGCGTGTCACCGCTCCCCCTGACGGCGCCCGGCGCCACATGCCGCGGTGGAAGCCGCCCCTCCACGCTGGGGACCGAcccccccgcgccgcgccgcccgcccgtccTCCCGCGCACGACACCACCAACCGCGGCATGTGCCCGTGCGCCGCGGCCTCGACCCCTATTGGCACCCCCGCTGCTCGCGCTGCCTTCCTCGCCACGTCGCGCACGTTTCCTCCCGCCGCGGGCATGGCGGGTTTTCCTGTCCGGTTGCTTTTTTTTTGGAGCTATTCCTGTCCGGTTGCTCGCTTGGAATCGTTTTCGAGCGGAAGGGAAAAGAACGGGGAGGGGGTGGACCGGAAAGTGGATcctgccgccgcctgccccCGAGCGATGTCTCACCAGACAACGCCCGCCTTGTCCCTGCCAAACCAACCGAAGAATGGCATTAATTGTAGCCCTTTGTCCAGGTGGGAGTGACTGGTAGTGGTAGGCCAAGCTGAGGGGCATCGCAGCTGTAATGCTGTGGCGGTGGCCATCGGGATGGATGACCCAGCCGAGTGGGCGAATGGCTTGCCCCCAGCTTGCGAAATTTGGAGTCGTCTCAGATCTCGTCAACCAAGTCGTCAACATGTAATTTACGCGAGTCGAATACCAAATCCACGAGCTCTGCAATCTCCATGCCTCTCCTGTAGCCCCAAATCGTTCTCAACCGTCGAATTAATTTTTGTGGCCAGCGCAAGgcctgcgggttgatttcgaaCGCCTGATTCTTGTGGGAACCTTTGCTTTAGGCTAGCCACGCTTTGGTACAAAAGAAAATGAACGAGTGGCAAAAGCGGGGCGACGCGTAGGCAGACGACAAGAACTCCACTCCCCACCCACCCACGCCGCTCCACAGTCCACACCTCTCGTTTTCACTGCCCTGCCGTAGCAAAGAAGAGGGAAAAAAAGGGGCGAAGACGCGCCTCGCTCTCGCTAACTCCCCTGCTCCACAAGACCACTCGGATCCCAATCAGCCGAGCCGAGCCCTGCTCGTcttcggcgtcggcgtcggcgtcggcggcgacggtCCCGCGACCGAGAGCCCCCGCGGGCGAGCCAGCCACGCAGCGGCGTGGACTTGGGGGGAAGACGGTAGCGGGGAGCCGGAGGAATGGACCCCGAGAAGCGCGGCTACAGGCTCCGTATCCTTTTGCTTCGTCTCCCGAGTCGCCGCTCTGTTTCTTGATTCGATTtggttcggggggggggggggggggggggggaagccGCTGTCCTGCGAGGCAATCCAGGCAGGCATTTGCTCGAGCAGTAGAGACCACCGACTTCTTGTATTTCCTCGGTCTTCAATGCTTCTTGAAGTAGATTATTGGAATTTCCCGGCGCCtttctactttttttttggtAATCTGAGCCAAGAAAGCAACCATTCATGAAACATCCAAGCTAAACCTTAAGCGGTTGCGACTGGTTCAGCAAACAGTTCCCCTTTTGTCCACAACTTTAGTCTACAGCACCAAATTCAGAAATCTGTTTTGCTTTAGCTAATGTTGTTTCAGCTATTTTTCGGCTTTATTTTTCTTAATAATTCTGCAGTCACTTCAGTTCAATATAAACCATGGTACCTAGGACCACGACTAGTTAACTATCTGGAGGTTTGCATTGTTCAAATTTGACATCCCCTTAACTTGGCACCCCAAACTAGAGGAGTTTGTGGCGCACGATGCCGACGTGAGGTCCCTGGCCATCGGCAAGAAGTCTAGCCGTGTCTTCATCACCGGTGGCAATGATCGCAAGGTCAACTTGTGGGCCATTGGCAAGCAAACTCCGCTTCTGGTACGTGTCCCCTATGCTAGTGACACTGCATCTTTTTGCTTAGCTTAAAATTTGAACAATGCTGTTTCTGAATTGGTGTCTAATTGTTTCCACAGAGCTTATCAGGCCACACAAGTGCGGTGGAGGTTGTGCAGTTTGATTCAGCAGAGATGCTTGTGCTTGCTGGCTCATCAAATGGTTCCATCAAGCTCTGGGACTTAGAGGAAGCTAAAGGTGTGGTTCAAGCCTATATAAGGCTCCCACGATTGGGTTATATTCTAAAAGCATGCATCTTACTCTCATTTCTTTCTATGCTTGTTGGGTAAAACATGGCCATTTTATGTTGTGTTCTTCACAAGTTTATTTTAGATTTATTATGATACAGTCATACAAATGAAAACATTCTTTGAGGATAATCTTTTGTtgcactatggacttcattttattttttagtAGCTGTTTTAGAGCCATGATTATAGATTTTCAAGCCCCCCAAGTCTTTTCAAAATGTCTTCAACGGCCACATTCAAATGCCTGCACTTTGGTGGTTCCATGATTACACACTCTGCTTAGCTAATTAGAAAGGATTGCCTCTACTGTTGTCTTAAGTTCTTAACAATTTGTTGAGTGTTCCCCAATATGTCTCGGTTTGCCCTGCATCATAGTTTAAGCTTGCAAACCAACTActtcaagtttaatcatgtgtgGCAACTTTAAGCTTCTTGTGGATGGATAATGCCATGCTTTGGGGAAAATAAATATCTGATTAATGTTTTCGAATCGAGATGCAGTTGTGCGATCTCTTACCGGGCATAGATCGAGTTGCACTTCTGTTGAATTCCATCCATTTGGCGAGTTTTTTGCATCTGGTTCATCAGATACAGACCTGAAGATATGGGATATAAAGAAAAAGGGATGCATTCACACATATAAGGGTCACAGAGGAGCAATTAAAAGAATCAGGTTTACCCCTGACGGGCGATGGGTTGTCACCGGAGGGGAAGATAACATTGTGAAGGTGTGGGATCTGACGGCTGGAAAGCTTTTACATGATTTCAAGTTCCACAGCGGACAAATTAATTGCATTGATTTTCATCCTCAAGAATTTTTGCTTGCAACAGGTAGCTGCCTATCTTTCTATACACACCATCTCTTTTTCTTCAATGTTATTATTAATGCATGACGGTGTCACCCAATGCATGTGcattattttaaaatatcattTTTTAGTTAGAAAAGAAATAGTTTTGTCGGAGACATCTAAAGTAAGTGAAGTTTAAAGTAGTGGATATACCCTGAATGGCTTATATTGACGTTTTCAGGCTCAGCTGATCGGACAGTGAAATTTTGGGACCTGGAAACTTTTGAATTGATAGGTTCTGCTGGACCCGAGGTATTGCAAGTGACTATCTTAAATCAAGCTAAAATTTTCATATGAAATTCTTTGGTATGCATGTGTTATATGCATGGTAACTACTACAGCACCTTTTTGCAGTCGGCCTTTTATTACTatcttatttttttcaaattagCATCATAAGAGCTTTCTAGGAGGACTAGTTGACATTTCCTTTGGTTGATTCAATTTATCTAAGACAGTCTGATATCTAGCATTCTAGCCTGAGCTTGCTTACGTCTTGTGCATTTGTTTTGTGCTTCTTGGTCTAGGATGCAACTTCCTCTTCTTTGGTAGCTTACATGCCTTCTTTGTCCCAGGGTTCTGGAGTACATTCTATGGTCTTTCATCCAGATGGTAAAACCCTTTTCTGTGGATTAGACCAGAGCTTGAAGGTAGGTCTGGTTTTGATATGTTATTTATTGATTTTCATTTGCTTGCACCTGATGACCTATGAATATTTTAAGGTATTCTCTTGGGAACCAGTAAGATGCCATGACGTTGTTGACATGGGGTGGAGTAATTTGGCCGACCTTAGTATTTATGAAGGGAAACTATTGGGATGCTCCTACCATGAACGGCGTGTTGGTCTATGGGCTGCTGATATATCAGTGAGTGGCATACTTTGCATGTAATATGTATTCTCCTTATCTCCTATTCTAAGTTCTAACTTTTATTGTTTGATCCAGCTCATTGGACCCTATGCTCTTGGTGTGTTGCCCAAAGCAAATTTTTTTGCTGAGCTTGTGCAATCTTTGGATGATAATCCTGTGAAGCCAAGTGATAGCACTGCAAATTCTAGTCCTGCTTTAGCAATGATGCAACCGAAAAATTCATACAAAGTCAAGGAGCCTGGGACTGGTATGGTTTCAAACCACTTATACATTTCCTGTTTTTACTTTGTATTGAAATGTTTTTTTGCCTTATTATTGCTTGACATGGGTTGTGATGatgcttccctccctctctcgtgcTTCTGCGGTAATAGCTGAATGCTGGGTTCGTGGCTCACATTTGAATCCAGCAAGTACAGATAAGATCAAGAAAGATAGGAGCAGTACAATTCCACGAAGACCTGATCCATCTTTTAGATCATCTATTCAGAGTTCTACTCCAATGAGGCGTATGAAGCTTGTTGATAGTCCTTCCACCAACCCAAAAACAGTGGAACATAATTTTGGACAGAAAGATACCTCATTAACATCTCATACAAGAATAGCTAAAAATTCTTCTGCTAAGAAAGGCAATCTTACAGAGTCAGCATCGGTGAAAGATATTTATACTACACCGCAGGCTGTTTCTGCAcctgttgttgtacccagagACATTTTAGAGGACAAAACAGTAAGCAGTGTTTGCAGAGGAACTGGAGGCACAACTACAGCCCCAGATGCTTTTCGGGTTCCTGTTCACAGAAGAAAACCTTCACTTAGCGGCACTGCTGCTGATAGTGATTGCTCAGTAGGATCCGCACTCAGTGAACCAGATGTTTGCTCAGAGGGTTTGCCAAGCTTAAAGTTCTCTGGACTATCTCCATATTACAAAAAAGAAGAATATGGTGAGGTGGATAAAGAAGATATTGCACAGATAGCAGAAAAGATGGATAGAACAGTGTCACTGGAGCATCCTCTGCTGTCCAATGACGATAAGTGTATAGCCCTTCATCTTTGTTCTTAAAAATCAACCCTGCTGTTTTGCTACTATGGCAATATAACAGTTGAATCCGTTTCGTGCAGCCTTTGAATCACCATGCTCAACAACAGAGACAGCCAGGGTGAAATATGTTAGAGGAGGTGTGTATGCATATTAACTGATATTGTTGAGGGCATGTCTTTTATCCACTCTTAATCTTGGTTCCACTTGGCCCTAAAAAATAGCTTCCTAACAAGATTAACTTCTTTTCAGTTGCTGTACCACTGGGAAAAACGAAGTCTCTTGTTGAGAGGTGGGAAAAGAGGGAGTCTTCTAGCAATGATTATTCACCACATACTGgttcttgtggtgatcggatgTTGAAAAATGACAGCCCTCCTGCCAATTCAGTATGTGCTCTTAAGTTTGAGTATAATTATTTAAACATATTTTCTTTTACCCTATTATGGGTCTGTGGTATAGTGGTATTTCGACCTGTATGTGCTTTCGTAGTCTAGTGCGTAAGAACCACAACCATTTCACTGAAACTATTGCAGCTATGCTGGATCTAATTTGGTTTTTGTATTTACTTGTTAATCCTTTGGGTCCTGACTGCCACATGTATTTATAGGAAAACTACTAACCAGATACAAAATTCGTGGGGCTGATTGTTTTGTAATGTTTATGGAACTTAATGCTGTTGGAGATTGAAGTGATGCTGAAGTACTCATAAACTACATACAGAATGAAAATCAAACATACTTGActttgctttgctctattttattttttcatgCTATGTAGAGTTCTAAAAGATTGTTTGGCTGTTCAAATTTTTATGTTTGTTACTACTGATGGCAATGAACAGGCAGAACCAAGTCAGACATATGAAAAGGATTTGTCAACAGTGGATGAGGTGATGACGCCTGTCAATTTAGTGCAGAATCATGACGAATTCATAAATGCTGTAAAACTTCGGCTGACAAAATTGGAGGTGATCCCTTTTTTATGTACTTGCTGGCTGCTGTTTGTTATCAGCTCATATGCATCATGGAATTCTCTTGTGAACTTACATCCAACAAATAGAGTAGGTCTTCTGAAACTTCCATAGTTTATTTATTGATGCAACATGTGAGTGGTTTATGCCATTAACCTTTACTTGGCAGTTTCCATATGGACAAGGTTGTGGAGGAAAGATTTTTCATTAGTTTTTTCAATACTCCTGTTTTAAGCTATATGACATTTAGGACAAGGTAATCAGTTCAAAAAAGAATTAATTAGCTTGACTGGCATGCCATATATTTAAAATTGTAAGGGTACATGAGAGAGCTTATAACGTTAAAATGTATCATTTGATTCTGCGCCCCCCACTGCTGATCTACCACCTAAACATTATTATTTTTGTGATGAACCAATATAACTTTAGTGTTATGTGTATTCAGATGATGCGACATGTCTTTGAGCAAAGTGGTATCAAAGGAGCAATTGCTGCAGTGGCAAAGCTGCCTGACAATGCTGTAAGTTTCTTTGAGATGTATGATGATTATGCATGGCTGTATTTTCATATTCCTTTTCTTTTACAAGCTACTGATGGTTGAGATTGACAGGTTCAAGCTGATGTTGTTAGTGCTCTCAAAGGGAAGCTTGATCTTTTCAACCTGGAGATTTTCTCAAGCTTTCTGCCTGTTCTTGCTGGGTTGCTGAGTAGCAGGACTGAAAGGTAATGTATTGGATGTATTATTTCATTGCAAGTCTCTTTTCATTTGAAAGAGAAAACATCTGATGTTAACGTTCTTTGTTATCTAAGTCATGCAAATATTGGCATCTTACATTTGAATAACAATTGGTTTAGCGGTAACTTTGTC contains:
- the LOC120708268 gene encoding katanin p80 WD40 repeat-containing subunit B1 homolog KTN80.1-like; this encodes MDPEKRGYRLQEFVAHDADVRSLAIGKKSSRVFITGGNDRKVNLWAIGKQTPLLSLSGHTSAVEVVQFDSAEMLVLAGSSNGSIKLWDLEEAKVVRSLTGHRSSCTSVEFHPFGEFFASGSSDTDLKIWDIKKKGCIHTYKGHRGAIKRIRFTPDGRWVVTGGEDNIVKVWDLTAGKLLHDFKFHSGQINCIDFHPQEFLLATGSADRTVKFWDLETFELIGSAGPEGSGVHSMVFHPDGKTLFCGLDQSLKVFSWEPVRCHDVVDMGWSNLADLSIYEGKLLGCSYHERRVGLWAADISLIGPYALGVLPKANFFAELVQSLDDNPVKPSDSTANSSPALAMMQPKNSYKVKEPGTAECWVRGSHLNPASTDKIKKDRSSTIPRRPDPSFRSSIQSSTPMRRMKLVDSPSTNPKTVEHNFGQKDTSLTSHTRIAKNSSAKKGNLTESASVKDIYTTPQAVSAPVVVPRDILEDKTVSSVCRGTGGTTTAPDAFRVPVHRRKPSLSGTAADSDCSVGSALSEPDVCSEGLPSLKFSGLSPYYKKEEYGEVDKEDIAQIAEKMDRTVSLEHPLLSNDDKSFESPCSTTETARVKYVRGVAVPLGKTKSLVERWEKRESSSNDYSPHTGSCGDRMLKNDSPPANSAEPSQTYEKDLSTVDEVMTPVNLVQNHDEFINAVKLRLTKLEMMRHVFEQSGIKGAIAAVAKLPDNAVQADVVSALKGKLDLFNLEIFSSFLPVLAGLLSSRTERHAAVSLEMLLDLIKIFGPVIHSTLSANLGVGVNIQAEQRLQRCARCFNHLQKIQQVLHPLIMRGGESAQLAQELSLSLQDLVVI